One window from the genome of Pyxicephalus adspersus chromosome 6, UCB_Pads_2.0, whole genome shotgun sequence encodes:
- the LOC140333492 gene encoding leukotriene B4 receptor 1-like isoform X2 yields MASMNSSFTNSTTSPNTVGHSASLGIAILLVALIMGFPGNAFVIWSVLTQVKKRTVTCILILHLAIADMGVIITAPIFIHFLSTGTWVFGNAICKICHYIGNLSMYASIFLITFMSVDRFFAVAKPFTSQKVRTKPVVRSIVFIIWILASLFSIPMPIYRSIETINNRQVCITTQGKGDGVRHHMVFQYILESLIGFFIPFTIILSCYIYIGMRLRSAKFQTKHKTSRLVIMIIITFALFWLPYHVVNMMQVSGELLLSKSLRIASRIARPNATALAFLSSSINPILYVFAGGNFIRTAGIGFMAKLFEASGSEANSIRKVSQVFQQRSRKQSTEQGKLRETVEE; encoded by the coding sequence ATGGCCAGTATGAATTCTTCTTTCACAAATTCTACTACAAGTCCAAATACTGTTGGACACTCTGCTAGCCTTGGTATTGCTATCCTTTTGGTGGCTTTGATCATGGGCTTCCCTGGTAACGCATTTGTCATCTGGTCTGTTTTAACTCAAGTGAAGAAACGTACAGTGACCTGCATCCTCATATTACATTTGGCCATTGCGGACATGGGAGTGATCATTACAGCAccaatattcattcattttttgtcgACTGGCACCTGGGTATTTGGGAATGCCATTTGTAAGATCTGTCATTACATTGGCAATTTGAGCATGTACGCTAGCATCTTTTTAATCACTTTCATGAGTGTTGACCGTTTCTTTGCAGTAGCCAAACCGTTTACTTCTCAGAAGGTCCGAACAAAGCCAGTTGTTCGAAGCATAGTATTTATTATATGGATATTAGCATCATTGTTTTCTATCCCAATGCCAATATACCGCTCAATAGAGACTATAAACAACCGTCAAGTTTGTATCACTACCCAAGGCAAGGGAGATGGAGTTAGGCATCATATGGTCTTTCAGTACATATTAGAGAGTCTGATTGGGTTTTTTATTCCTTTCACAATCATCCTTTCCTGTTACATTTACATTGGAATGAGGTTACGCAGTGCTAAATTTcaaacaaagcataaaacaaGCCGGCTTGTCATCATGATCATAATAACATTTGCCCTCTTTTGGCTTCCATACCATGTGGTAAATATGATGCAAGTATCTGGGGAATTGTTGTTATCAAAAAGTCTAAGGATAGCATCACGGATTGCTCGACCTAATGCCACAGCCCTCGCTTTTCTCAGTAGCAGCATTAACccaattttgtatgtatttgctgGTGGCAACTTCATTAGGACAGCTGGAATTGGATTTATGGCCAAACTCTTTGAAGCATCAGGCTCAGAGGCTAACAGCATACGGAAAGTATCCCAGGTTTTCCAACAAAGAAGTAGAAAGCAATCTACAGAACAAGGGAAATTAAGAGAAACTGTAGAAGAATAA
- the LOC140333492 gene encoding leukotriene B4 receptor 1-like isoform X1, protein MIDVNTTSSQMASMNSSFTNSTTSPNTVGHSASLGIAILLVALIMGFPGNAFVIWSVLTQVKKRTVTCILILHLAIADMGVIITAPIFIHFLSTGTWVFGNAICKICHYIGNLSMYASIFLITFMSVDRFFAVAKPFTSQKVRTKPVVRSIVFIIWILASLFSIPMPIYRSIETINNRQVCITTQGKGDGVRHHMVFQYILESLIGFFIPFTIILSCYIYIGMRLRSAKFQTKHKTSRLVIMIIITFALFWLPYHVVNMMQVSGELLLSKSLRIASRIARPNATALAFLSSSINPILYVFAGGNFIRTAGIGFMAKLFEASGSEANSIRKVSQVFQQRSRKQSTEQGKLRETVEE, encoded by the exons ATGATTGATGTG AACACAACTTCTAGCCAGATGGCCAGTATGAATTCTTCTTTCACAAATTCTACTACAAGTCCAAATACTGTTGGACACTCTGCTAGCCTTGGTATTGCTATCCTTTTGGTGGCTTTGATCATGGGCTTCCCTGGTAACGCATTTGTCATCTGGTCTGTTTTAACTCAAGTGAAGAAACGTACAGTGACCTGCATCCTCATATTACATTTGGCCATTGCGGACATGGGAGTGATCATTACAGCAccaatattcattcattttttgtcgACTGGCACCTGGGTATTTGGGAATGCCATTTGTAAGATCTGTCATTACATTGGCAATTTGAGCATGTACGCTAGCATCTTTTTAATCACTTTCATGAGTGTTGACCGTTTCTTTGCAGTAGCCAAACCGTTTACTTCTCAGAAGGTCCGAACAAAGCCAGTTGTTCGAAGCATAGTATTTATTATATGGATATTAGCATCATTGTTTTCTATCCCAATGCCAATATACCGCTCAATAGAGACTATAAACAACCGTCAAGTTTGTATCACTACCCAAGGCAAGGGAGATGGAGTTAGGCATCATATGGTCTTTCAGTACATATTAGAGAGTCTGATTGGGTTTTTTATTCCTTTCACAATCATCCTTTCCTGTTACATTTACATTGGAATGAGGTTACGCAGTGCTAAATTTcaaacaaagcataaaacaaGCCGGCTTGTCATCATGATCATAATAACATTTGCCCTCTTTTGGCTTCCATACCATGTGGTAAATATGATGCAAGTATCTGGGGAATTGTTGTTATCAAAAAGTCTAAGGATAGCATCACGGATTGCTCGACCTAATGCCACAGCCCTCGCTTTTCTCAGTAGCAGCATTAACccaattttgtatgtatttgctgGTGGCAACTTCATTAGGACAGCTGGAATTGGATTTATGGCCAAACTCTTTGAAGCATCAGGCTCAGAGGCTAACAGCATACGGAAAGTATCCCAGGTTTTCCAACAAAGAAGTAGAAAGCAATCTACAGAACAAGGGAAATTAAGAGAAACTGTAGAAGAATAA